A genomic stretch from Oncorhynchus tshawytscha isolate Ot180627B linkage group LG07, Otsh_v2.0, whole genome shotgun sequence includes:
- the LOC112255275 gene encoding guanylyl cyclase-activating protein 1-like — MGNNSGVSIVGLGTCENDQWYRKFTTECLSGQLTFCEFKQLFGLKNLSEASKAYVMRMFEMFDMYDVRLLLSRSLMFIVYTVPIERLHHPWISSHFIVTSIHVINEVNYEMSSEDLTNMMFDKIDINGDGKLGLEEFMEGIQNDEKLLETLTASLDLIHHQQDPGRDEPLLLQHKKIL; from the exons ATGGGGAATAACAGTGGTGTCTCTATTGTAGGACTTGGAACCTGTGAGAATGATCAGTGGTACAGGAAATTCACAACGGAATGCCTATCTGGACAGCTCACCTTTTGCGAATTCAAACAGTTATTCGGCCTGAAAAACCTATCTGAAGCTTCTAAGGCCTATGTCATGCGcatgtttgaaatgtttgatATGTATGACGTAAGATTACTTTTATCTCGATCACTAATGTTCATAGTTTATACAGTGCCTATAGAACGTCTACACcacccttggatttcttcacattttattgttaca TCTATCCATGTCATCAATGAAGTAAACTATGAGATGTCATCCGAGGACCTTACCAACATGATGTTTGACAAGATCGATATCAATGGTGATG gtaAGCTGGGCCTGGAGGAGTTCATGGAGGGCATCCAGAACGATGAGAAGCTGCTGGAGACACTGACCGCGAGTCTGGACCTCATACATCATCAGCAAGATCCAGGTCGAGATGAACCTCTATTGTTGCAGCACAAGAAGATTTTATGA